Genomic DNA from Peribacillus simplex:
CTATACAAGAGGGAGAAACAACATAATATTGACAAATCGAACTATTTTAGTAAAGGGCGGGACGTCTGGTATAGGCTCGGCAATTGCGAAAAAGTTTCTTGAAATGGGCAACACGGTGATTGTCACTAGTCGCTCGAAGCAAAACATTGACCAAGCAATCAGAGAAAACCCTAATTTTAATCGGCATTGCTGCGGATGTCAGTTAAGTGAAGTCGGTTGACCAGTTGACGCATCAAATCAAACAACAGTATCCGAAACTAGACCTCCTGTTTAACTCAGCTGGCATGCCATTTATTCGCTGAAGAAGTCACAGGGGAAAATTAACCGCAGAAATTGGATAGGCCTGGTTTATGATCCCAAGTAAGACCTACAGGGAGCATATAAATACGTCGTGGAAGAAGAGGACCTCTGCACATTTAATATAGTTTGTTAAGGATTCATCCCAGTCTTTAAATTGTTGAGAAAGTACATTTTTGCTTCTTGAGGTTGATCGAATGGAATGCCACAAGTATCCAACCATTCTTTTGCAGCTTTAAAACTTAAATATACAAGGGTATTACCATCTCCGTTTAACTGAGCCATAATACCCTTGTGGTCAGAAAGGGCAAATAATTTTCCTCGACTATTAAAAGCAGCAATCTCAGGATGTTTAGTTTTAACATCTTGCAACATGATTTCCACCATAGTCAGCCCTGTATATTGAGCCAGCATCTGGAGAAGGGAACGAATATAGAAAAGGCACCATCTGAACCAACGACTAAATCAACCGTATCTATATATCCATTCTCTAATCGAAGCTCATGTTTACCATTAAGAGTATCTACTTCTCTTACTGATATTATGACTGATTTGTTGGAGAATGGGGGCTGCGGCATCCACTTATCTTTGTCCCCTAAGTGGAGTAGGTAGTTTAGCCAAAATAACAAACTGATGGATTATCAATGTGATTGTTTGACATAGATAATAAATCGAATGGCATCAAAAACATGGGGTCGGGTCATGATATATTGGCATACAGATTGTAAGTCAGCATGTATCTACTCTCAACTTAAAACTTGTCTTTCCTCTGAAGTTAATCAATCTGAGCAACATTTTAGAGTTAGGAAAAATTTACGAAGAACATAAAAACCTACGTAAAGATTATGTCAACGGGAGGGAGTTGGAATGGCTCGAAGCAAAACGTTCGAAGAGTCCGCGCTATTGGATAATGCTATGAGGCTTTTTTGGGAACAGGGCTACGAGAAGACATCCATGACTGATCTGGTCGAGCATATGGGAATCCATCGCAGAAGCTTGTATGACAGGCGAAGCTAACCACTTTGCCTGATGACGGTCCGACCAGCGGATTCTTCTATATGGATAACCAACATCCATAGTCACAATCCGAGATTAGTAACGCTGCAAAACGGTTTAAAGTTTTACACTAAAAATAGAGGTGGGCTGCAAAATGAGAAAAACTGTTCTTATCACTGGAGTGTCGGGTGGGATTGGCAAAGAGTTGGCGGATCGTTTCGCCAAAGATGGACATGATATGGTCCTGGTGGCGCGCACCGAGGGTAAACTTTTGGAGTTGGCGAAGGAATATCGGAAAAAATATGGCGTCCAAGCGACGGTCATCGCCAAGGATGTAGCGTCACCCGGAGTGCCGGAGGAGATTGTCGCGGAGCTTAAGGAGAAGGGAATCGTCGTCGACTACCTTGTCAATAATGCAGGATTCGGTTTGTACGGGACATTCTTGGAAACGAAGTTGGAGCAAGAGACGAATATGATTGACGTCAATATCAAGGCTCTGACTATTATGACGAAGCTGTTCTTGCCAGATATGGTCAAACGGGGCCAAGGAGGCGTCATGAATGTGGCTTCGTTGGTGGGTTTTTTCCCAGGACCTATGATGTCTGTTTACTACGCGACGAAGTCGTACGTGCTGTCGTTCACCGAGGCTCTGGAGAACGAGGTGAGCGGCACGGGCGTGACTGTGACGGCACTTTGTCCGGGGCTGACGTCAACCGGATTCGTCGATCGTTCGGGTATGGGCGCCTCGAAGCTGTTCCAAAGTGGCACCATCATGGAGGCCGGGCAGGTGGCTGAGGAAGGGTACCGAGGCTTCTTGCGCGGCAAGACGCTCATAATGCCAGGGGCTCGCAACCGGTTCGTGGCATTCATTCCACGGTTAATGCCACGCAAGATGGTGACCCGTATGGTCAGAACCATGCAGGACAGAACAGGGCATTGACCTAATGGAGGGCGGTCAGGAGTGGCAGTTGATTACACGGCCTGCGCCATCCCAGCCAAGAGCTCGTGGTCTCTTCAGTTTGTCGACAAAAGGGGGTCGGAATTAAAACATTCCGAACCCCTTTTTGTTTGGTAAAAAATATTTTTAAACCAGAACCAAAACCGATCTTTATTGAGACTTTTATTCAGCCTCTAAGGATTACCCCATTATTATTCTAATCTCACATATTCATTTAACAGTCATTCGCATAAAAAAAGTTCGTAAAAGTACACTTTTACGAACTTTTTTTGAATTGTACTTCTTTAAAATAGACTCTGTAAACAATGCTTTGATTTTTCTTCTTCAACTAACGGGGCAGGATAGTTCCATAAGAAATACCATTATTAGATCTAACGAGGAACTTATTTGAAGGATGAAAACATGAGCTTGGAGCATGATTTTCACCTTATTTCTAAGACAACTGATATAAACATCAGTTCTATAAAAGAACGAAAAAGTCTCTAATCTAAACTTTTAGAGATTTTTTTTATGTAAAAACACAACTTTTATTTAGTTAATACGTCTAAGTATTGAACATTCAAGAAAAGGAGGGTTGGTAACTTGTCGAAGTACAGAAAAGAAGAAATTGCAGATTGGTATGACCAACATAGTAAATCCATTTTAAGTTTTATTTTATTGATGGTTAAGGATTATCAACAAGCAGAGGATTTGACCCATGATACCTTTGTAAAAGCGTATTTATATCATAATTCATTTAATCAGCATTCCAGTGAAAAAACATGGCTATTCAGTATCGCTCACAATTTAACGGTTGATTTTTTAAGAAAACGCAAACCCAGCAGGTTCTTTAAAGAAGTGTTTCTTTTGCAAAAGGACAATAACTCATTGCCTGAAGAAATGATTCAAATAAAAGAGGAATCATTTGAACTATACAAAGCGTTAGGGGAAATCAAAGATACATATCGAAAGGTGATCGTTTTAAGAAAAATCAAAGGTTTTTCTATTGAGGATACGGCAAAGATATTGGGCTGGTCTGAGAGTAAAGTTAAATCGACTCTTTTTAGAGCTATTCCAGCATTGAAAAAACAATTAATAAAGGAGGGGTATTTGGATGAAAAAGCAATATGAAGATACTGATTTTGATAGTTCCTTAAAGAAATTAAATTCCGATCTAATGTGGAAAACAAAACAAAAACAAGAATTGAAAAACCGAATCTTAACTGATATTGAAAATTTGGAATCCCAAGAGAGAAATAAGCACCCTATCCTATCCACTCGTATCAAAAAATTAAGTTGGATCAGGAAGTTAACATACTCTGGTATCGCGTTGGTCATATTATTTAGTTTATTTATTGGCTCAGCTTTTATCTCCCCTGCAATGGCAGAGGTTATGTCAAAAATCCCTTATTTAAATAAAGTGTTACATACAAAAGATATTTTTATATCGATACAAGAAAGATTAGAGAACGAGGGTTATAAAACTAGAATAGGTACTAATGGAGATAACAAAATAGAAATAAGAGTAGATGGGTCAGAGCAATATTTTCAGGATGTACGTAAAGATGTAGAAGAAACTGCCTTGGAGGTATTAAGGTCGAGAGAATATGACGGTTATACAATCAAGGTAATTAAAAACAAGGTCATGGATGAAGAAAAACCAAGTCCAGAAACAATAAAGCAATATGAAGAAGCTTCAAAAGTTCAAAGAGCTTTGGATCGAGAATTGAAAAAGCATAATTATCATGATGTTACTACCCAAGTAGGTACACTGAATAATTCAGGTGATTTAATGATTAATATTGGGATACCTACTACTGAAAAAGATGCTGAAAAAATAAAAGAACTGGTTCAAAATGTAATAACGAAAGAAACGGATCAGAAATATACATTAGATATCAACAAAATTAACTTAAAAATAAGAGAGCAGGAAAATAGGTGGGGTAGAGTCATAAGTACAATTATTGATGGGCTGTATAGCAAAAAAGAATATCAGGTAAACGGTTTTTCTTTTTCAGCGCATCCTCAGCCGATGACCTTATATATTAAAACCACTATATCTTCTTCTAATCCGGATAGTAAACAACTTGGATCTAAAATTGAAAATACAATTAGGGACTTTTTAGAATCGGAAGAGGTTAAAAAAACCATAAAAGATGATGAATATAAAATCATTGTCTATAGTAAAGATAAGCAGCAAATAAATTAAACATTGCTTAACACCATACTAATGTAAACTAGCATGCTTATTTTTTTAAAAGCTAACCTGGTACGTTAGCTGAAGATCGGAGCTGTCTTTAGGCAGCTTTTTCTTGTGTGCCAGGCATGGCAACTATCTGAAAACTGGCCGATAAAAAACGAATTAATGAATTTGTGAAGAAATCTACTTAAACTAACGGGTGCGTTAGCTGAAGATCGGAGCTGTCTTAAGGCAGCTCTTTCTTTATGGAACTAACGGGGTAGAGTTTAGTATGAATAATGTGGATTTAAAATAAAGTCGTACCGTTTTAAAGAAAGTTATACCGTTTGTAAAAAAGTCGCACCGTTTCATTCCTTTTCTATTAAAGAATTCTAAATGATTTTTAATCAAATTTTTTTATAAAATGGATTCTTTTTTTGTGCCGTAGAATATGGGTTTGTTGAACGTTTTTGATTAAATTGTATTTTAAAGCTACATGAAATGAGAGTTGACGCAAGCATAGTATAATTTACAATATTTAGACACATATTAACTATTGAAGTTAATTATATGCCCGAAGGTGGAGATAAAGTGTTACCTACACGTCCTATAATGGTTACATCAGAGGAAGCTGAAGAAGTAGGCGGTTTACGACCACTTAGTAATAAGGAACGTACTAAGATCTCTAAAATGTTTCAAATATCAGAAGATGAGATCACAACGTTACCCTTCTTTATTTTTTTTAACGGAGTAATGAATCCTAGAGGATGAAAGTCGAGAAAGCATAAGTGAACCAAAAGAAAAAAGACCATTATTTTTGGTCCTTCTTAGGGTACATCGTCCATATATTAGGTTTTCGTATATCCTCTATTTCTTTTGTTGATTGAGTCCTACTGGACTCATAGAGATACCTGTGTTAGCTTCTAATCGACTACACAGTTGTGTCAATGAAGTATGAGCTATGTTTTGGCTTAGCCATTACATAGAGCCACTAATTCTTGTGCACCATATTTACTTCTTCGTTGAACAAATCAGATTTTTCTAGCTAATCGTTGCAATTCTTTAGAAAACAATTCTAGTTCATCAGAAATCGATAAATTCATACTAAAAACGCCATCCTTTCTTTATATTTCTACAAAAAGAATAGCGTTTTTTTCGTTTTATGGATCAATTTCGCTTTCGCTTGATGGTGAAGGGGCGCTACCCCTGTTTCCATTAGTACACTCCTTGCTTTATTAGTAGCATCCTCCATTTAATTCAGTATAGAAAGCCTTATCTTCATTTTAGATAGCGATTTCTCATTAATCCGACAGCTTTTGCCGTTTTCCGTAGGTCAATGTTCGCCAAAGCCATTCGAAAGGTCCAAGCCGAAAATTCTTAAGCCATAAATTGCTGAAAATGATTTGCACTATAAAAACACCAATGCAAATTAATGCGGACTCGTACAGTGCTATTGATCCATATAAGCGCATGATAAAAAAGATCACGAACCCAATTAATGTTTGAGTTAAATAATTGGTTAAAGCCATCCGTCCGTATAAGCGAAGCGGGGATAGAATCTTTTGAGCAAGGCTCACACGCAGTAAAAGCATTAAAGTTGTCATGTAGAAGGCCGATAAAACTATTCCGCCTGCTTGTAAATAAAGCGTTTCGAAAGCTTTTATTAAAGCAATTGGATCTTCAGCAACTTGGCAATAATACAACAAGCCGATTAATGGTATACTTGCAAGGCCTGAAGCTACCTGAATCTTCTTTAACGGTTTAATAAACTGTTCAATATGTTGAAAAACCCCTATTTTCCCTGTATATAATCCGAGTAAAAATATACCTAAAAGCAAAGGTATAATAAGCAGATGTTGAGGTGTTTCAGTTAAAACTTCGGCGTTAAAATGCCAGATAAGCCAATCAATATACCCTAGTGTATGATAGGCTTCAATCTTCGCTTCTTTATGAAAAGAACCATGCAATAAAGAAGGATCATTCAAAACCATAAAACCGGCAAGACCATGGACAAGAATGATAAATGCTGATATAAGCGAGACTCCCCATACGAGTATTGTTTTCGGTTTGCGGTTATAAAAGAATAAAAGGAAATAGCCGGTAACCGCATATAACAACAAAACATCTCCTGTCCAAAAAAACAGCCGGTGAATGATTCCGAAAAGCAATAAGAAAAGTAATCTGCGAGC
This window encodes:
- a CDS encoding SDR family NAD(P)-dependent oxidoreductase, with the protein product MTNRTILVKGGTSGIGSAIAKKFLEMGNTVIVTSRSKQNIDQAIRENPNFNRHCCGCQLSEVG
- a CDS encoding SDR family NAD(P)-dependent oxidoreductase, which translates into the protein MRKTVLITGVSGGIGKELADRFAKDGHDMVLVARTEGKLLELAKEYRKKYGVQATVIAKDVASPGVPEEIVAELKEKGIVVDYLVNNAGFGLYGTFLETKLEQETNMIDVNIKALTIMTKLFLPDMVKRGQGGVMNVASLVGFFPGPMMSVYYATKSYVLSFTEALENEVSGTGVTVTALCPGLTSTGFVDRSGMGASKLFQSGTIMEAGQVAEEGYRGFLRGKTLIMPGARNRFVAFIPRLMPRKMVTRMVRTMQDRTGH
- a CDS encoding RNA polymerase sigma factor — protein: MSKYRKEEIADWYDQHSKSILSFILLMVKDYQQAEDLTHDTFVKAYLYHNSFNQHSSEKTWLFSIAHNLTVDFLRKRKPSRFFKEVFLLQKDNNSLPEEMIQIKEESFELYKALGEIKDTYRKVIVLRKIKGFSIEDTAKILGWSESKVKSTLFRAIPALKKQLIKEGYLDEKAI
- a CDS encoding DUF4030 domain-containing protein: MKKQYEDTDFDSSLKKLNSDLMWKTKQKQELKNRILTDIENLESQERNKHPILSTRIKKLSWIRKLTYSGIALVILFSLFIGSAFISPAMAEVMSKIPYLNKVLHTKDIFISIQERLENEGYKTRIGTNGDNKIEIRVDGSEQYFQDVRKDVEETALEVLRSREYDGYTIKVIKNKVMDEEKPSPETIKQYEEASKVQRALDRELKKHNYHDVTTQVGTLNNSGDLMINIGIPTTEKDAEKIKELVQNVITKETDQKYTLDINKINLKIREQENRWGRVISTIIDGLYSKKEYQVNGFSFSAHPQPMTLYIKTTISSSNPDSKQLGSKIENTIRDFLESEEVKKTIKDDEYKIIVYSKDKQQIN
- a CDS encoding DUF418 domain-containing protein, which gives rise to MNTNLLIKERIGTIDCIRGFALLGIFMVNLPIMLGIFTPLEKEEVTINQWVEIFLNLFISNKFFVLFSFLFGLSFFIFMSRAEAKGYGKKLFARRLLFLLLFGIIHRLFFWTGDVLLLYAVTGYFLLFFYNRKPKTILVWGVSLISAFIILVHGLAGFMVLNDPSLLHGSFHKEAKIEAYHTLGYIDWLIWHFNAEVLTETPQHLLIIPLLLGIFLLGLYTGKIGVFQHIEQFIKPLKKIQVASGLASIPLIGLLYYCQVAEDPIALIKAFETLYLQAGGIVLSAFYMTTLMLLLRVSLAQKILSPLRLYGRMALTNYLTQTLIGFVIFFIMRLYGSIALYESALICIGVFIVQIIFSNLWLKNFRLGPFEWLWRTLTYGKRQKLSD